From the genome of Nasonia vitripennis strain AsymCx chromosome 1, Nvit_psr_1.1, whole genome shotgun sequence, one region includes:
- the LOC100116416 gene encoding barrier-to-autointegration factor, which produces MSSTSQKHKNFVAEPMGEKPVTDLAGVGEVLGKRLEAAGFDKAYVVLGQFLVLKKDKELFQEWMKDTCQANTKQSNDCYQCLVDWCDEFL; this is translated from the exons atgtcgagcacaTCACAAAAACATAAGAATTTTGTGGCAGAGCCTATGGGAGAAAAGCCTGTCACAGATCTTGCAGGTGTAGGTGAAGTGTTAGGAAAGCGCCTAGAAGCAGCTGGCTTTGATAAG GCATATGTAGTTCTTGGTCAgtttttagttttgaaaaaagacAAGGAACTATTCCAGGAATGGATGAAAGACACATGTCAAGCAAACACAAAACAGTCAAATGACTGCTATCAATGTTTAGTTGATTGGTGCGAcgaatttttgtaa